The genomic window tttagcATCCTTTGTATTTGTCTATGAACTGAAGCAGTGAAGCATGATGATTGATGACCATCGGCTTAGCTTTTGAATTAAGGAACCAGTAATAATTATTGCACTGTGGTTGCAGACATGATAAGTTTGATCCCACTTTCGACCAATGAATAGTTAACAGTACTCTCATTTTTACATGGGAGCGGGACCTGAAAGCGTAATAATATTCGCGGGCTCCATTCATGTAAAGCATTAATGGTATCACAACTCATGCAAATTTCAACAGGTGATATATACCCACAGCTTCATTGATTCTGTATTTCATAGCTGTAAATACAAGCGAGGGGGAAAAAATTGTCTGGACATGTACTTTGAACTGTGCCTTTCAGGTCATTCATTTCTCTACAGTCATGGGATATGATAAGAAAGCATATCTTTGTTCATACGAAAAGGCAGATTATTCTTACAAAACATAGAGTTCAAGTAATCAAATTTATCAATCCAAGCCACTAATTGGTGCAATAAGTCCTTTAATTGGGCCAAGCGTTACCTAAAATAAACCGAATAAGGTTGGCAATTATCTGGACCTATCTGATAAGCCTCAAAGGACAAGTAGGACCCAAGTACTATATTGTTTACGAGCGTATACCCCCACGCCCAAGACCATGTGAGCAAaatcaaaatattgaaaatatacaaaattattacaatttatgtgaaaacaaagattttcttttAGATTTCCCACTAACAAACTGAAAACTAACAAGCCCAAACTAAGAACAATAGAGAAAGAATTTTAGACAAGAAAGACACATGGATGTTGCAACTAAAAACATTGCTGAAATAACATGATTCAAGGGATTACAGAACCAAAACTCTTGCATTCCATTAAAGATTTCTGGTCAGCACCTTGGCAGAAAAAGAAACGCGATGGGCACCTGATCAAGCAGTTGTCAGCAAGGCTGACATTTGCAGTGTCTGGTTTGAGTACCAGCAATGGCCCTGGAATTGGTCCGAACAAGTAGTTCCCCCCAAGCAACAGTCTTGCAAACGGGGCAATTCCGGAGGCAGGCAGAGCGGCTCTCAATGCGTATTGGATAGGGATCATACCCGAAAACTTGTTGTTTTCCATGGATAAAGCTGACAGGTTTGGCATTAATGGCAAGAAAGGAGGTAACCAGCCTTGTAGCTCGTTATTGCTCAAGTCAACAGCAATAAGCTCACTTTGGGTGCCTAGATTAGAGGGAGCTTGTAAAGAATCAAAGGAGTTGAATGCGAGAGTGAGTTGTTGAAGAGATGGGTGGTTAAAGAGGAAATAAGGGACTGAGCCGGTGAGTTTGTTGTGACTCAGGTCTAATACTTGCAGAAGgttcaaatatttaagacttggAGGGATTGTGCCTTCAATCATGTTGTTCCTCATGGAAATTTGGACTAAAAAAGGTGGCAGCGTTGTAGGCAAATACCCAGAAATGACATTGTTGCTTGCATCAAGAAAGTACAGGTTTTTGAGTGAACCCAACTCGGGTAACTCACCAGAGATGTTGTTTGATTGAATTTCGAGCCTTTTCAAGCTACCAAGACCATTAAAAGTCGGGGGGATAGGACCTTGTAGGTTGTTGTTATCGAGGTAGAGTTCTTCAAGAGTAGACAAGGACCCAATCGAGGCTGGTACCTCACCGGAAAATGCATTCCTTGAAAGACCCAGCCGAGTTAACCGAGTCAAGTTGGAGAGTGAGCCTGGAATCCTGCCGGAGAAGAAATTGTTGGAGAGGTCAAGGGTTTGCAAGTAAGGGAGGTTCCAGGAAATGGAAGAGAGAGAACCGGAATAAGCAGCAGAGTCGAGAGTAACCTCCGTGACTCGGCTCAACCCAGAAACTGTAAGGTCGCACCTGAAACCGCAGGTGAATCTTTCACTGAAGAGGCTGTCACATGGGTCGAATGTGAAATCCCAAGAACCCAAGCAAGAACCCGGGCTCACAGAATTAGGCTGGACTCCATTTTTGAGTTGTTTCAAGGCATCAACATCTCCCCAGTACGTCTTGGATTCTGCTCTTGGCAAAACTCCATGAACAAAAAGTAACAGAAGAAGAGAAGATAAAAAGAATTTTGAAGTAGCCATTTTTATTTCACAATGGGATTGGGAAGTGAAAGGGAAGTTCATTTTAAAGTGCAAAAGAGAGGGTGAGAAACCCAGTGAACGAGGGCCGTTCATAAGAAAAGCAAAATGATTTGAGAGAGACAGAGAGAGAGTAGAGGAAGAAAATAAGGGAGACAAGAGAAAGATGGGTTTTGCAGTACGTTTCTGCCACTCTGGGAAGAAAAACAGAGTAACTTTTAGTGAGTGGATTCACGGGAAATTGTCAGAGTGTATTTAAATTTGGATCATTTGAATGATTTAGCCAACTGATAGAACGAGACGGGGAAGCTAATCCTGTTTTCGTTCAATATATGGAAAGGGTTTTTATTGAATTCTTTTTTCTTGGAAAAGCTTTTCATATTGCCTTGAATTTTGACGACAGATTTGAGCTGCTGTTCTATTCATATATTACTTCAATGTTAcattatcatatatttatatatggtggtcTTTATTGTTATTAAAGAATATCGtggagaaattaaaatatttattttagacgaatagtaaaaataaattaaatagtatttaaataatttaatataataatacattaaatataaaatttaaatgctttttaaagaattaatatttaatttaaacatataaaccgaaaattaagattttttttattaatttgcatGCCACCATGCAATCCCTTGAGTACAGAATTTTTTAGAGCTTAGACTATCAACAATTCCTTTCATAATTTAATTGCCAACtccttttacaaaattttaatgatGTTCTCACATACTCTTATACCTTATAAAATCATTTAACGCATCCACTACTCCTTGAATAATCATACGACATCAAAGAGTTTATGAGCAGCGTCTCTCGAAACAACCATAAGTAGCTTTTAAGAGCAGTCGTCCATAGATCCTTTGAAACACGATTTAGCAGTAAGTCAACTTGGAAAAGAgtccaaatttaaaactattaaaCATTAAACTCTGAAATCGATTTTAAAGATGAGATAGCATTTTAGTAGGAGTCCCCATTTTAAATAGCTGATTACCACCCCAGCAACGGTAGAGGAAGCTCAATTAACAACACAATCATTCGACAAGTGCAGCTAGTTTTGAAGCCAATGGTCGCACCAAGAAGTTAGCTTCCACATTGCAGCTGTTTGGATGAGTAGGTAGCAAGATAAAGCAGCcccatttttcatttcttttaagagTTTCCTCTTCCCACCCGTGTATGGCTATGCATGGAAGAGACAATTTGTCCTCATCCAACAATGACACCTAATCCCACTCTTACGCCACCTTAAGCCTTTATTTGACACCTAGTAAGGTATATTATGACTCCATCTCATCACATAACACTAGAGTGACCGCGTTACAGGCAAA from Gossypium hirsutum isolate 1008001.06 chromosome D12, Gossypium_hirsutum_v2.1, whole genome shotgun sequence includes these protein-coding regions:
- the LOC107945818 gene encoding probable inactive leucine-rich repeat receptor kinase XIAO, with the protein product MNGPRSLGFSPSLLHFKMNFPFTSQSHCEIKMATSKFFLSSLLLLLFVHGVLPRAESKTYWGDVDALKQLKNGVQPNSVSPGSCLGSWDFTFDPCDSLFSERFTCGFRCDLTVSGLSRVTEVTLDSAAYSGSLSSISWNLPYLQTLDLSNNFFSGRIPGSLSNLTRLTRLGLSRNAFSGEVPASIGSLSTLEELYLDNNNLQGPIPPTFNGLGSLKRLEIQSNNISGELPELGSLKNLYFLDASNNVISGYLPTTLPPFLVQISMRNNMIEGTIPPSLKYLNLLQVLDLSHNKLTGSVPYFLFNHPSLQQLTLAFNSFDSLQAPSNLGTQSELIAVDLSNNELQGWLPPFLPLMPNLSALSMENNKFSGMIPIQYALRAALPASGIAPFARLLLGGNYLFGPIPGPLLVLKPDTANVSLADNCLIRCPSRFFFCQGADQKSLMECKSFGSVIP